Proteins encoded within one genomic window of Raphanus sativus cultivar WK10039 unplaced genomic scaffold, ASM80110v3 Scaffold3631, whole genome shotgun sequence:
- the LOC130506761 gene encoding cysteine-tryptophan domain-containing zinc finger protein 3-like: protein MFLFGASLLEMFSPEKVEDGRMSHFEAYHTAAKLSESCAHQYETNKEMSAAALAYKCMEVACMRVVYCRSLSLSGEWNELQKMVQMTPQGESPSSSASDVDSFCHQGVIDKSAKTKRSISHGLGNLLPLAKTHQNFVPLLEVTESMNLAMEASAKSQHALGAVTIVTSEETKHKDCVSAIKEVVDFSFHDVEALIQLIEVARDVLRTSRNRGP from the exons ATGTTTCTATTTGGTGCTTCGCTTCTGGAAATGTTCAGTCCCGAGAAAGTGGAAGATGGGAGGATGAGCCATTTTGAAGCTTACCATACTGCTGCAAAACTCTCAGA AAGCTGTGCCCATCAATATGAAACAAATAAAGAAATGTCTGCGGCTGCTTTGGCCTATAAATGTATGGAAGTGGCTTGCATGAGGGTAGTGTATTGCAGAAGTCTAAGTCTGAGTGGGGAATGGAATGAATTGCAGAAAATGGTACAGATGACTCCTCAAG GTGAATCACCCTCATCATCTGCATCTGATGTGGATAGCTTTTGTCACCAAGGAGTGATTGATAAGTCtgctaaaacaaaaagaagtatTTCCCATGGTCTTGGAAACCTTCTCCCTCTTGCTAAAACCCATCAAAATTTTGTTCCGCTACTAGAAGTT ACAGAGAGTATGAATCTGGCAATGGAAGCATCGGCAAAATCCCAACATGCTCTTGGAGCAGTCACTATTGTCACCTCTGAAGAAACGAAGCACAAAGACTGTGTCTCTGCAATCAAGGAAGTTGTCGATTTTAGTTTCCATGATGTGGAAGCGCTTATTCAGTTGATTGAGGTTGCCAGGGATGTCTTACGTACATCAAGAAACCGTGGCCCATAG